A genomic window from Micromonospora violae includes:
- a CDS encoding TadE family protein, producing the protein MRRAVLPRWHRVATAARRRLAAGDSERGANPVELAVLMPLILVLLFASIQVAAVFLARSTALNAAQSGVNAQRTYQARDGAGVESASRFLRAAGGWLVGWDKAGPTCVTTPTDVPTPTEVTCTVSGRSLSVVPGVDFAVRQTAHGTVERVTTP; encoded by the coding sequence ATGCGCCGAGCCGTGCTCCCGAGGTGGCACCGGGTGGCAACCGCCGCCCGGCGCCGCCTCGCGGCCGGTGACAGCGAGCGGGGTGCGAACCCGGTGGAGTTGGCCGTGCTGATGCCGCTGATCCTGGTGCTGCTCTTCGCCTCGATCCAGGTCGCGGCCGTCTTCCTCGCCCGGTCGACCGCGTTGAACGCCGCGCAGAGTGGCGTCAACGCGCAGCGGACGTACCAGGCGCGCGACGGCGCCGGGGTGGAGAGCGCCTCCCGCTTCCTACGAGCCGCCGGCGGATGGCTGGTGGGCTGGGACAAGGCCGGCCCGACCTGCGTGACCACCCCGACCGACGTGCCCACCCCGACCGAGGTGACCTGCACGGTGAGCGGACGGTCCCTGTCCGTGGTGCCGGGCGTGGACTTCGCGGTACGGCAGACCGCCCACGGGACCGTGGAGAGGGTGACGACGCCATGA
- a CDS encoding type II secretion system F family protein yields MPASLELIAVVSGAACVAGLLLAVVALVGTRRPPGPGPGSGPGIARLWRGPGSTPAEQRAHQALLVAALVAGALAFLVTGLPVVGLLVAVAVPGTPWLFGVGKAEQRAIARIEAVGEWTRRLKDVSGTGQGLQQSIIGTIGSVPPGIEDEVRLLAARLQAGWMARSALLAFADEIADPVCDQVVAALILHLSDRGERLGDVLGSIAGAASSEVATRREIEAKRTQPRFAVRFLTGMTLATLAYGLVNTEYIEPYGTPVGQVIMAVLGATFIGLLAWVRSMSQPQRPARFLPVPDPSEAIA; encoded by the coding sequence ATGCCCGCCAGCCTGGAGTTGATCGCGGTGGTCTCCGGGGCCGCCTGCGTGGCCGGGCTGCTGCTGGCCGTGGTCGCGCTGGTCGGCACCCGCCGACCTCCGGGGCCGGGGCCGGGCAGCGGGCCGGGGATCGCCCGACTGTGGCGCGGGCCGGGGAGCACCCCGGCCGAGCAGCGGGCCCACCAGGCGCTGCTCGTCGCCGCGCTGGTCGCCGGTGCGTTGGCGTTCCTGGTGACCGGGCTGCCGGTGGTGGGGCTGCTGGTGGCGGTGGCGGTGCCCGGCACCCCGTGGCTGTTCGGGGTGGGCAAGGCCGAACAGCGGGCGATCGCCCGGATCGAGGCGGTCGGCGAGTGGACCCGCCGGCTCAAGGACGTCTCCGGCACCGGGCAGGGCCTCCAGCAGTCGATCATCGGCACGATCGGCAGCGTGCCACCCGGCATCGAGGACGAGGTACGGCTGCTCGCCGCCCGTCTACAGGCCGGCTGGATGGCCCGCTCCGCGCTGCTGGCGTTCGCCGACGAGATCGCCGACCCGGTCTGCGACCAGGTGGTCGCGGCGCTGATCCTGCACCTGTCGGACCGGGGCGAGCGGCTGGGTGACGTACTCGGGTCGATCGCCGGCGCGGCGTCGTCCGAGGTGGCGACCCGTCGGGAGATCGAGGCCAAGCGCACCCAGCCCCGGTTCGCGGTCCGCTTCCTCACCGGAATGACCCTGGCGACCCTGGCGTACGGGCTGGTCAACACCGAGTACATCGAGCCGTACGGCACCCCGGTCGGGCAGGTGATCATGGCTGTTCTCGGTGCCACCTTCATCGGCCTGCTGGCCTGGGTGCGGTCGATGAGTCAGCCGCAACGGCCGGCCCGCTTCCTGCCGGTGCCCGACCCGAGCGAGGCGATCGCGTGA
- a CDS encoding pilus assembly protein TadG-related protein — protein sequence MTTTTPAANSAPAGEHGRVSIFLAVTMIGVLAIIGLSFDAAGQLRTLQRAQNLASEAARAGGQAIDRATAIEGGPKRIDEPEARVAVARYLAAVGTSGHTVNFPQVDGETLIRVTVSITYHRSMLGPFVRARTVTVTGEATARAITAGP from the coding sequence ATGACCACCACCACGCCGGCTGCCAACTCCGCCCCGGCAGGTGAGCACGGCCGGGTGAGCATCTTCCTCGCGGTGACGATGATCGGCGTACTGGCCATTATCGGCCTCTCCTTCGACGCCGCCGGGCAGCTCCGCACCCTGCAACGTGCCCAGAACCTGGCCTCCGAGGCGGCTCGGGCCGGCGGTCAGGCCATCGACCGGGCCACCGCCATCGAGGGCGGGCCGAAGCGGATCGACGAGCCGGAGGCGCGCGTAGCGGTCGCCAGGTACCTGGCCGCCGTGGGCACCTCCGGCCACACCGTGAACTTTCCCCAGGTCGACGGGGAAACCCTGATCCGGGTGACCGTCTCCATCACCTACCACCGCTCGATGCTCGGACCGTTCGTCCGGGCCAGGACGGTCACCGTCACCGGCGAGGCGACCGCGCGTGCCATCACCGCAGGACCGTAG
- a CDS encoding TadE/TadG family type IV pilus assembly protein, with product MTRSTERGSVSIEVAVLAPAFIALMVLAGVVGRNAVAAEALDAAAHDAARAASISRDSATAQQKALEAAQKQLDWHGLACANDLEPTFTGWKGGGPASFDAAFRSDPGTDASVTVTISCLVSFRDITLGILPGMMSQREITGEFTSPLDRYRSRQ from the coding sequence ATGACCCGCAGCACCGAGCGCGGCTCGGTCTCCATCGAGGTGGCGGTGCTCGCGCCCGCGTTCATCGCGCTGATGGTGCTCGCCGGTGTGGTCGGGCGCAACGCGGTGGCGGCGGAGGCGCTCGACGCGGCCGCGCACGACGCCGCCCGGGCGGCCTCGATCTCCCGGGATTCCGCCACCGCACAGCAAAAGGCGCTGGAGGCGGCCCAGAAGCAGCTGGACTGGCACGGCCTGGCCTGCGCCAACGACCTGGAACCCACGTTCACCGGCTGGAAGGGTGGCGGCCCAGCCAGCTTCGACGCCGCATTCCGCAGCGACCCGGGTACGGACGCCTCGGTGACGGTGACGATCAGCTGCCTGGTGTCCTTCCGGGACATCACGCTCGGCATCCTGCCCGGGATGATGAGCCAGCGGGAGATCACCGGAGAGTTCACCTCCCCCCTGGACCGTTACCGGAGTCGGCAATGA
- a CDS encoding crotonase/enoyl-CoA hydratase family protein produces the protein MGVRVERAGAVTTVVLDRPAARNAVDGPTARALADVFRAFEADPDAAVAVLWGAGGTFCAGADLKAIGTPSGNRVEPEGDGPMGPTRMVLSKPVIAAISGYAVAGGLELALWCDLRIAESDATLGVFCRRWGVPLIDGGTVRLPRLIGESRAMDLILTGRPVSADEAYTMGLVNRLVPPGQARAAAEELAAEIARHPQTCLRNDRAALLAGAGRPEPEALATELAYGMNSLATDAVAGAARFAAGAGRHGTTPPEEGTLPTASTRR, from the coding sequence ATGGGTGTGCGGGTGGAACGGGCCGGGGCGGTTACCACGGTGGTCCTCGACCGGCCGGCCGCGCGCAACGCCGTCGACGGGCCGACGGCGCGGGCGCTGGCCGACGTCTTTCGGGCCTTCGAGGCCGACCCGGACGCGGCGGTGGCCGTGCTCTGGGGTGCCGGTGGCACGTTCTGCGCCGGCGCCGACCTCAAGGCGATCGGCACGCCGAGCGGCAACCGGGTCGAGCCGGAGGGGGACGGGCCGATGGGTCCGACCCGGATGGTGCTCAGCAAACCGGTGATCGCGGCGATCTCCGGGTACGCGGTCGCCGGCGGGCTCGAACTGGCGCTCTGGTGTGACCTGCGGATCGCCGAGTCCGACGCGACACTCGGGGTGTTCTGCCGCCGCTGGGGAGTGCCGTTGATCGACGGCGGTACCGTCCGGCTGCCCCGGTTGATCGGGGAGAGCCGGGCCATGGACCTGATCCTCACCGGCCGCCCGGTGTCGGCGGACGAGGCGTACACGATGGGGTTGGTCAACCGGTTGGTGCCACCCGGCCAGGCGCGGGCGGCGGCCGAGGAGTTGGCGGCCGAGATCGCCCGGCACCCGCAGACCTGCCTGCGCAACGACCGGGCGGCGCTGCTGGCCGGCGCGGGACGGCCCGAGCCGGAGGCGCTGGCGACCGAGTTGGCGTACGGGATGAACTCGCTGGCCACGGACGCGGTGGCCGGCGCGGCCCGGTTCGCCGCAGGTGCGGGCCGGCACGGCACGACGCCGCCGGAAGAGGGGACCCTCCCGACGGCGTCGACCAGGCGCTAG
- a CDS encoding DUF2231 domain-containing protein — MRAFLTKVEQDSRLDRAGDRLQKVVLGTLRPRRLRDLLHGVTLGHPLHPAMVQVPVGAWISAAVLDLMPGQRRPATVLVGLGTVSAVPAAIAGLNDWAALSRDQRRVGLVHAAANTVGVALYAGSLAARLSGRHAMGRALGLFGLSTVSLGAYIGGHLAYKQGAQVNQSVSELHRMTDGWHSLADMATLPQRTLITREVDDDISVILYRHGDEVTVMLERCPHQSGPLGEGEVREIDGHACVVCPWHGSAFRLNGGEVVQGPSGNDQQILPTRIQNGVLQTRLP, encoded by the coding sequence GTGCGAGCGTTTCTGACGAAAGTTGAGCAGGACTCCCGGCTGGACCGCGCGGGTGACCGGTTGCAGAAGGTGGTCCTGGGCACGCTGCGTCCGCGCCGGCTGCGCGACCTGCTGCACGGGGTGACCCTCGGTCATCCGCTGCACCCGGCGATGGTGCAGGTGCCGGTCGGCGCGTGGATCAGCGCCGCCGTCCTGGACCTCATGCCCGGGCAGCGCCGGCCCGCCACCGTGCTGGTCGGGCTGGGCACCGTCAGCGCGGTGCCGGCGGCGATCGCCGGTCTGAACGACTGGGCGGCACTGTCCCGGGACCAGCGCCGGGTCGGCCTCGTGCACGCCGCCGCGAACACCGTCGGCGTGGCGCTCTACGCCGGCTCGTTGGCCGCGCGGCTGTCCGGCCGACACGCGATGGGCCGTGCCCTCGGGCTCTTCGGACTCTCCACCGTGAGTCTCGGGGCGTACATCGGGGGTCACCTGGCGTACAAGCAGGGGGCGCAGGTCAACCAGAGCGTCTCCGAGCTGCACCGGATGACCGACGGCTGGCACTCGCTGGCCGACATGGCGACGTTGCCGCAACGCACCCTGATCACCCGAGAGGTGGACGACGACATCTCGGTGATCCTCTACCGCCACGGTGACGAGGTGACGGTGATGTTGGAGCGTTGCCCGCATCAGAGTGGGCCGCTCGGTGAGGGCGAGGTGCGGGAGATCGACGGCCACGCCTGCGTCGTCTGCCCGTGGCACGGCAGCGCGTTCCGACTCAACGGCGGCGAGGTCGTGCAGGGGCCGTCCGGCAACGACCAGCAGATCCTGCCCACCCGGATCCAGAACGGCGTGCTCCAGACCCGCCTGCCCTGA
- a CDS encoding CpaF family protein: MRFEPVSTDPRQQPPGVTSTAPPLTGPNGRHHQSVPLPQPTPAVTPPPESSPRPRVDFQVVRELRRELTERLTLWQRGREFTVDEEDTERARLAVAVVAAYADSVRRAGTPMAAGEERLLLDQVTAELVGLGRLQTLLVDDTIEEVHILGCDQVRITRHGGGVDWAEPIADSDAELVEILQAAARRAGATERSLSTVKPTLDLQLPDGSRLAAVFLVSHRPYAVIRKHNTLDVSLDDLAGARGDLDEMIDPLLRDFLRAAMRAGLNIMVAGLAGAGKTTVIRALMNEIPPDEPYVLLEESRELLPARRRERHRAVMSFEAREGHGERGFDGRPAGEVTIADLIPLSLRMGVLRIIVGEVRSREIVPMLQAMTTSRGSMCTIHARTASGVGERIVELALAHGREMTVDQARRMAGNALDLIVYVTVEDETAIGGRKHRFVSHVEEVIGAGEAGRITTTTVFGPGPDGRAVPRHLPERVRDQLLRVGYDARLLTRWVEAGAGAWRRPRQTRLARR; the protein is encoded by the coding sequence ATGCGGTTTGAGCCGGTCTCCACCGATCCGCGCCAACAGCCACCGGGCGTGACCTCCACCGCGCCACCCCTGACCGGGCCGAACGGCCGGCACCACCAGTCCGTGCCGCTGCCGCAGCCGACGCCAGCGGTCACCCCACCGCCGGAGTCGTCGCCTCGACCCCGGGTGGACTTCCAGGTGGTCCGGGAGCTGCGCCGGGAACTCACCGAACGGCTCACCCTCTGGCAGCGCGGCCGGGAGTTCACCGTCGACGAGGAGGACACCGAGCGGGCCCGACTCGCCGTCGCGGTGGTCGCCGCGTACGCGGACTCGGTGCGCCGGGCCGGCACGCCGATGGCCGCCGGTGAGGAACGCCTGCTGCTCGACCAGGTGACCGCCGAGTTGGTCGGGCTCGGCCGGCTACAGACCCTGCTGGTCGACGACACCATCGAGGAGGTGCACATCCTCGGCTGCGACCAGGTACGCATCACCCGGCACGGCGGTGGGGTGGACTGGGCCGAGCCGATCGCCGACAGCGACGCCGAACTGGTGGAGATCCTCCAGGCGGCGGCCCGTCGGGCGGGCGCGACCGAGCGGTCCCTCTCCACGGTGAAGCCCACCCTCGATCTGCAACTGCCCGACGGCAGCCGGCTGGCCGCGGTGTTCCTGGTCAGCCACCGCCCCTACGCGGTTATCCGCAAGCACAACACCCTGGACGTGAGCCTCGACGACCTCGCCGGCGCCCGAGGCGACCTGGACGAGATGATCGACCCGCTGCTGCGCGACTTCCTCCGCGCGGCGATGCGCGCCGGTCTGAACATCATGGTCGCCGGCTTGGCCGGGGCCGGAAAGACCACTGTCATCCGGGCGTTGATGAACGAGATCCCGCCCGACGAGCCGTACGTGCTGCTGGAGGAGAGTCGGGAGCTGCTCCCGGCCCGCCGCCGGGAACGGCACCGGGCGGTGATGAGCTTCGAGGCCCGGGAGGGCCACGGCGAGCGCGGCTTCGACGGCCGTCCCGCCGGTGAGGTGACCATCGCCGACCTGATTCCGCTGTCGCTGCGGATGGGCGTCCTGCGGATCATCGTGGGCGAGGTGCGGTCCCGGGAGATCGTGCCGATGCTCCAGGCGATGACCACCAGTCGAGGGTCGATGTGCACCATCCACGCCCGTACCGCTTCCGGAGTGGGTGAACGGATCGTCGAGCTGGCGTTGGCGCACGGCCGCGAGATGACCGTCGACCAGGCCCGCCGGATGGCCGGCAACGCGCTCGACCTGATCGTCTACGTCACCGTCGAGGACGAGACCGCGATCGGTGGGCGCAAACACCGGTTCGTCTCGCACGTGGAGGAGGTGATCGGAGCCGGTGAAGCCGGTCGGATCACCACCACCACGGTCTTCGGGCCCGGCCCGGACGGTCGTGCGGTCCCCCGGCACCTGCCGGAACGGGTCCGCGACCAGTTGCTGCGGGTGGGGTACGACGCGCGGTTGCTGACCCGGTGGGTCGAGGCCGGTGCCGGTGCCTGGCGGCGACCTCGGCAGACCCGACTGGCCCGGCGGTGA
- a CDS encoding type II secretion system F family protein, producing MVNWQLVVAVCGGAGIGFGVFLVIRELVPATPALGPALRRLHQPPGTGRLAAPASRRLDWLTGLSRWLRPPHQQLALIGQTSEQYTLSVLLSTLFGLALPTLLGVALWVLGIPFPFVVPVLGSLGLALLAGLLAHRAVLTKAAAARDEFRQAVCTYLDLVALQLSAAHGPVQSLERAAAVCDGWVFDRLQESLRIAQMQMHAPWDELRDLADKIGIPELGDVGAIMRSSGSEGAQVHETLRSRADSLRDQIRTDNLARAEAVTSKLDIPGALLVFVLLGFVLYPFVARL from the coding sequence ATCGTCAACTGGCAGTTGGTCGTGGCGGTCTGCGGTGGCGCCGGCATCGGGTTCGGGGTGTTCCTGGTGATCCGGGAGTTGGTGCCGGCGACTCCGGCGCTGGGCCCGGCGCTGCGCCGGCTGCATCAGCCACCGGGCACCGGCCGCCTCGCCGCGCCCGCGTCCCGGCGACTCGACTGGCTGACCGGGTTGTCCCGCTGGCTGCGCCCGCCGCACCAGCAGTTGGCCCTGATCGGTCAGACCTCCGAGCAGTACACGCTGTCGGTGCTGCTCTCGACCCTGTTCGGGCTGGCCCTGCCGACCCTGCTCGGGGTGGCGCTGTGGGTGCTCGGCATCCCGTTCCCGTTCGTCGTCCCGGTGCTCGGCAGCCTCGGACTGGCGCTGCTGGCCGGCCTGTTGGCGCACCGGGCGGTGCTGACCAAGGCCGCCGCCGCCCGCGACGAGTTCCGCCAGGCGGTCTGCACCTACCTCGACCTGGTGGCGTTGCAGCTCTCCGCGGCGCACGGGCCGGTGCAGTCGCTGGAACGGGCCGCGGCGGTCTGCGACGGCTGGGTGTTCGACCGGCTCCAGGAGTCGCTGCGGATCGCCCAGATGCAGATGCACGCGCCCTGGGACGAGCTGCGCGACCTCGCCGACAAGATCGGTATCCCCGAGCTGGGTGACGTCGGCGCGATCATGCGCTCCTCCGGCAGCGAGGGAGCGCAGGTGCACGAGACCCTGCGCAGCCGGGCCGACTCGCTGCGCGACCAGATCCGTACCGACAACCTCGCTCGCGCCGAGGCGGTGACCAGCAAGCTCGACATCCCGGGCGCGCTGCTCGTCTTCGTGTTGCTCGGGTTCGTCCTCTATCCGTTCGTCGCCCGTCTCTGA
- a CDS encoding discoidin domain-containing protein → MSRNHTRPDTSPTGGPVPRATHHRPARRLLAGALAGMLLATAPVVTPTASAAPAVDPVAAAARVAMLAGLSATMTASSHNQNYVAGNANDGNASTYWESANNAFPQWIQADLGATVNVDRVVLKLPPSSDWQTRTQTLSVLGSTNGSSFTTLKASAGYTFNPSSGNTATVSFTAASTRYVRVQVTANTGWPAAQFSEVEVYGATGSTDTQAPSVPGNLAYTQPASGQIRLTWSASTDNVGVTGYDIYANGALRGSVSGSTLTYTDSQPDSATVSYHVRARDAAGNQSANSNTVTRTGTGNPPTGSNLAVGKPITASGFVHTFVATNANDNNVATYWEGNGNPSTLTVQLGANATLSQVVLKLNPDPVWGTRTQNITVLGRDQGSSSFTTLVGAANYTFNPGSGNTVTIPVSGAAADVRLSIASNTGAPAGQVAEFQIFGTPAPNPDLTVTGMSFSPSAPVETSTITLSATVRNAGSAASGATGVNFYLGATRVGTASVGGLAAGASTTVSASIGTRDSGSYPLSAKVDESNTVVESDDTNNSYTNPSPLVVGAVASSDLVASAVDWSPGNPPPGSTVTFSVSIRNAGNQASASGAHGITLTVLNESGTVVRTLTGSYSGVINAGATVGPVNLGTWTAANGKYTVRVVLAVDGNELPVKQTNNTTDRPLFVGRGANLGYDMYEAEDGTTGGGAGQVGPNRDIGNLGGEASGRRAVTLNTTGAYVEWTTRAATNTLVTRFSIPDSAGGGGIDSTLNIYVNGTLHKPINLTSKHIWLYGSEASPSDSPSAGPPRHLYDEANVMLNSTIPAGSTIRLQKDPANTTTYAIDFINLELVAPRANPDPARYRVPSGFSHQDVQNALDAVRMDTTGNLVGVYLPAGTYETAQKFQVYGKPVTVVGAGMWYTRFQTPTGQQNTDAGFRVESSASGSSFSHLAFFGNYTNRIDGPGKVWGELKDVDNMTLDSVWVEHTVCAYWGVSVSGLTIRNSRFRNTFADAVNLTNGSTNNLVTNSEGRSNGDDAFALFSATDQGASVGNNGNVFENLTATLTWRAAGLAVYGGYNNIFRNLYIADMLTYSGITISSLDFGYPFIGFGASPPTQFQNISLIRAGGHFWGSQTFPAIWVFSASKEFRGIRVSDVDIVDPTYTGIMFQTKYNGSQPENPITDTVFTNISISGVRKSGDAYDAKSGFAVWANEMPEPGQGPAVGSVTFNNLRLTNNYQDIRNTTTTFTINRN, encoded by the coding sequence ATGTCAAGAAACCACACGAGACCAGACACTTCGCCGACCGGCGGCCCCGTCCCCCGGGCCACCCACCATCGCCCGGCCCGCCGGTTGCTCGCCGGCGCGCTCGCCGGAATGCTCCTCGCCACCGCCCCGGTCGTCACCCCCACGGCCAGCGCGGCACCGGCGGTCGACCCGGTCGCCGCCGCCGCGCGCGTGGCCATGCTCGCCGGGCTCTCCGCCACCATGACGGCCAGCAGCCACAACCAGAACTACGTGGCGGGCAACGCCAACGACGGCAACGCGTCGACCTACTGGGAGAGCGCCAACAACGCCTTCCCGCAGTGGATCCAGGCGGACCTGGGCGCCACGGTCAACGTGGACCGGGTGGTGCTGAAGCTGCCGCCCTCGTCGGACTGGCAGACCCGTACGCAGACGCTGTCGGTGCTCGGCTCGACCAACGGCTCGTCCTTCACCACGCTGAAGGCGTCCGCCGGCTACACGTTCAACCCGAGCAGCGGCAACACCGCGACGGTCAGCTTCACCGCCGCCAGCACCCGCTACGTCCGCGTGCAGGTCACCGCGAACACCGGTTGGCCGGCCGCGCAGTTCTCCGAGGTCGAGGTGTACGGCGCCACCGGCAGCACCGACACCCAGGCACCCAGCGTCCCGGGCAACCTGGCCTACACCCAGCCGGCCAGCGGGCAGATCCGGCTCACCTGGTCGGCGTCGACCGACAACGTCGGGGTGACCGGCTACGACATCTACGCCAACGGCGCGTTGCGCGGCAGCGTCAGCGGCTCGACGCTCACGTACACCGACAGCCAGCCGGACAGCGCCACGGTGTCGTACCACGTCCGGGCGAGGGACGCGGCCGGCAACCAGTCGGCGAACAGCAACACCGTGACCCGGACCGGCACCGGCAACCCGCCCACCGGCAGCAACCTGGCCGTCGGTAAGCCGATCACCGCCTCCGGGTTCGTGCACACGTTCGTGGCCACCAACGCCAACGACAACAACGTGGCCACCTACTGGGAGGGCAACGGCAACCCGAGCACGCTGACCGTGCAGCTCGGCGCGAACGCCACCCTCAGTCAGGTTGTGCTGAAGCTCAACCCGGACCCGGTCTGGGGCACGCGGACCCAGAACATCACCGTGCTCGGTCGGGACCAGGGCTCGTCGAGCTTCACCACCCTGGTCGGCGCGGCGAACTACACCTTCAACCCGGGCAGCGGCAACACGGTGACCATCCCGGTCTCTGGCGCGGCGGCCGACGTCCGGCTCTCGATCGCCTCGAACACCGGTGCCCCGGCCGGGCAGGTGGCCGAGTTCCAGATCTTCGGCACCCCCGCGCCGAACCCGGACCTGACCGTGACCGGCATGTCGTTCAGCCCGTCCGCGCCCGTGGAGACCAGCACCATCACGCTCTCCGCGACCGTGCGTAACGCGGGTTCGGCGGCCTCCGGCGCGACAGGAGTCAACTTCTACCTGGGCGCCACCCGGGTCGGCACGGCCTCGGTCGGCGGCCTCGCGGCCGGTGCCTCGACCACGGTCAGCGCCAGCATCGGCACCCGCGACTCGGGCAGCTACCCGCTCAGCGCGAAGGTCGACGAGTCGAACACCGTCGTCGAGTCCGACGACACCAACAACAGCTACACCAACCCCAGCCCGCTGGTGGTCGGCGCGGTGGCCAGCTCCGACCTGGTCGCCTCCGCGGTCGACTGGTCACCGGGCAACCCGCCGCCCGGCAGCACGGTCACGTTCTCGGTGTCGATCCGCAACGCCGGCAACCAGGCGTCCGCGTCCGGTGCGCACGGCATCACCCTGACCGTCCTCAACGAGTCCGGCACCGTGGTCCGTACGCTGACCGGCTCGTACTCCGGGGTGATCAACGCGGGTGCGACGGTCGGCCCGGTCAACCTGGGCACCTGGACCGCCGCGAACGGCAAGTACACCGTCCGGGTGGTGCTCGCCGTGGACGGCAACGAACTGCCGGTCAAGCAGACCAACAACACCACCGACCGGCCGCTCTTCGTGGGGCGCGGCGCCAACCTCGGGTACGACATGTACGAGGCCGAGGACGGCACGACCGGCGGCGGTGCCGGGCAGGTCGGGCCGAACCGGGACATCGGCAACCTCGGCGGTGAGGCGTCCGGACGGCGGGCGGTGACCCTGAACACCACCGGCGCGTACGTCGAGTGGACCACCCGGGCGGCGACCAACACCCTGGTCACCCGCTTCTCCATCCCCGACTCGGCGGGTGGCGGAGGCATCGACTCGACGCTGAACATCTACGTCAACGGCACCCTGCACAAGCCGATCAACCTGACCTCCAAGCACATCTGGTTGTACGGCTCGGAGGCCAGCCCGAGTGACTCGCCGAGCGCCGGCCCGCCCCGCCACCTGTACGACGAGGCGAACGTGATGCTGAACTCGACCATTCCGGCCGGCAGCACGATCCGTTTGCAGAAGGACCCGGCGAACACCACCACGTACGCGATCGACTTCATCAACCTGGAGCTGGTCGCACCGCGTGCCAACCCGGACCCGGCCCGTTACCGGGTGCCGTCCGGCTTCAGCCACCAGGACGTGCAGAACGCGCTGGACGCGGTCCGGATGGACACCACCGGCAACCTGGTCGGCGTCTACCTGCCGGCCGGCACGTACGAGACCGCGCAGAAGTTCCAGGTGTACGGCAAGCCGGTAACGGTTGTCGGCGCGGGCATGTGGTACACCCGCTTCCAGACGCCGACCGGTCAACAGAACACCGACGCGGGCTTCCGGGTGGAGTCCTCGGCCAGCGGGTCGTCCTTCTCGCACCTGGCGTTCTTCGGCAACTACACCAACCGGATCGACGGGCCGGGCAAGGTCTGGGGTGAGCTGAAGGACGTCGACAACATGACGCTGGACAGCGTCTGGGTCGAGCACACCGTCTGTGCGTACTGGGGGGTGAGCGTCAGCGGGCTGACCATCCGCAACAGCCGCTTCCGCAACACCTTCGCCGACGCCGTGAACCTTACCAACGGCAGCACCAACAACCTGGTCACCAACTCCGAGGGCCGGTCGAACGGCGATGACGCGTTCGCCCTCTTCTCGGCGACCGACCAGGGCGCGTCGGTCGGCAACAACGGCAACGTGTTCGAGAACCTGACGGCCACGCTGACCTGGCGGGCCGCCGGTTTGGCGGTCTACGGCGGCTACAACAACATCTTCCGCAACCTGTACATCGCGGACATGTTGACGTACTCGGGCATCACCATCAGCTCGTTGGACTTCGGTTACCCGTTCATCGGGTTCGGGGCCAGCCCGCCGACCCAGTTCCAGAACATCTCGCTGATCCGGGCGGGCGGGCATTTCTGGGGCTCCCAGACCTTCCCGGCGATCTGGGTCTTCTCCGCCTCGAAGGAGTTCCGGGGCATCCGGGTGTCCGACGTGGACATCGTCGACCCGACGTACACCGGGATCATGTTCCAGACCAAGTACAACGGGTCGCAGCCGGAGAACCCGATCACCGACACGGTCTTCACCAACATCTCGATCAGTGGCGTCCGTAAGAGCGGTGACGCGTACGACGCGAAGTCCGGCTTCGCGGTCTGGGCCAACGAGATGCCGGAACCCGGTCAGGGCCCGGCGGTCGGCTCGGTCACCTTCAACAACCTGCGGTTGACCAACAACTACCAGGACATCCGCAACACCACGACAACCTTCACCATCAACCGCAACTGA